In Synchiropus splendidus isolate RoL2022-P1 chromosome 7, RoL_Sspl_1.0, whole genome shotgun sequence, the genomic window TAACAGGGCCAGAGCCTAAGCCAGTGTGGAATACAGCTTGATGTGTGGGATCTGCTCCAGATGTCAAGTCCTTTTTGCTCTCTGGGTGTAGATGAAGCTAATGGTAAATGGAATATCTCAAGGTGTGAGTTGTCGTCCAGTCCAAAAGTCTTATTGCACAATCTTGTTAGCAAATCAGGATGAATCAATTTCAACACACTCTCACGCCAGAGCACCAGCACTACATAAGAGTCTGCAGTCAGGCACCACCACTTAACCAAGTTCTATGGACCAGATCCAGGCCACATAGTGATGACCACATGAAAGGTCAAGTTGACaggtttatgtttaaaaaaatgttcataatagTGTAGAAAAATGTCACTCAAATATTTGGAAATCAAAAAAATCagtaatatatttttaagttttatcaGTATTTAAGACCTGAGGAGCGATTTTCATGCATTTGCCCCGCGGTCAGCGCTCGCCTTCATGGAACTTAGCAAGATAATCTGTTTCTCTTGTTTGTGCGGCTCCCACACTTCTTCAGTGAGACTCTAATGAACCACAACAGCCTGAAAAAACTGCCTGAATTAGGCTCTAAGGGTGTTTAGATTTCATTAGTTAGGGGTGTTTCACCGTCCGGCTACACACTTAAGGGGCCAACAGACTTCACGGAGTGGATAATAGAAAGGGAGGGGGGGCGGCACATGGGATGGTTTAAAGGAATTCCACCACatacacatgaacacacacaaaaaaacagtatCCCTGGTTACCGACCCTGACTATACCCACTTGAACGCTCCCCCTTCACCCTACTTTTGGCCTCCATGACAGCATGTTGACAGGTGGCCAGCGTGTCTGTGGAACTCTGCACCCACCAGATCATGTTGTTCTCAGTGGATCAGAAGGTTTGGTGGGACCACGCAATGCTTTGACACAACGTCAGGTCAGATTTGATCAAATGCTGTGTCACTAAAAATATTTAGTCTCATTTTTTTGTAACATCACAATACATCCCTGGCTCTTAGATTTCATTCTGTAAGATTCatcataaatgtaaatatactgGAACCAAACCCCCATCTATTCCACTGCAACCCCtacctttcttttttgttgtttcttatAGGACGTTCAGGTAAAACCACAAATCTTTTTAGGTCTGTTGTAAGTGTTTTACAAGACGTCGTCTTTGCACCCAACTTGTTTGCAATCCTAGCACTACTTAGCCTGCACGCGTGGCCTGATGTTTGGTTCGGGGTAAGATCACTCCTGTTTTTATAACTAAAGCAGTACTCTGGAAAATCAATCAAAACTTTATCAAAACCGTTCCAAGAGTACCCTATATTGCATGGAGCATTCATTAGTGTAGCTGCCAAGAACCATCTGGATCAAATGCCACTGAAATACTCCCACAAACGTCCTCAGCAGCCATCACGTCTCCCCACCATAAAACTCTGAGGAGATGAAGGTTGTCTCTTCCTTGTTCTGCCTGCAGCTCTCCACgctcttcatcacatttacCCAGAAACACAGAGGTTTGAAGTGACGTCTCCATATTTCAACCCATCACCTCTGAGCCCTTCACAAGCTACCACACTTTCCGGAGTACATTGAAGTGGTGTTGTATTAGATTACAAGAAGACGGGGAAAGCAGGGATACTCCCTAGACAGCAATCTGTGTCAGGGTTCAGCTCATCTACTCGCTTCGACCTTGAGTGAAAAGCTTTGATGCAAGTCTAACCTACAGCTGGAATCTTGATGAACAGATACAAGTCCTTTTCAGCTTCAAGGACTTGGCTGTTTCATGCCTCCTCTGCATTCCTTTACGTTGTGATCCAAACCCAGAGGGATGAAAGGAACTTCAGTATCGAAAAGGGAAACAGGAAGGAGTGGGTTCAGACTAAATCCAACACACAAGGATGAAGCAGTGCTGCAACACAACGCTTGCACAATGCAATCAGGACGAGCGCAAAACTGGGTCACTGTCTatgcaacagcagcaacagcagcagtcgTATCGGGAGCAGTAAACATCCAGCGGCACAGATGACAGTTCCCAAGCCAATTCAGCGGGtttgatgaaaaatattttgaatgcaTCTGGGCAGCAATGGCTTCAGCCACACCAGCATTCAAAAATCACAATGTTACTTTCCATTTGCAAATAAGAAGCCAGTCTCTGAGCACAACCACCACGGGGGAAAGGGTGGAACACGGGAAACAGGTTTCAGAGCAAAAATACAGCGGCACTTTCAGACACTGTCATGACTCATGCATAAGGAGAACTCTGCCAAAACAACATGAGCGCTTGTAGTGAAGCGAAACCATCAGTGCCGCCTGTTAATGTTGAACACCCAGCTGCGCGTGTCGCAGAAATAATCGACACACTCAAATTATAGCAATTAAAATAGAGTATAAACAAGTATAAATGAGCCAACGTTTGCGATTATGACTGGAAATTAAATTGAGACAGGAATATTTTATCTTTTACAGTTGAGCTTGCaatatttcaaataaacatATTCTTTATAGCCACAACAACTTACAACTTACAACTTACTAGCAATCtcttacttaaaaaaaaatgtaaaatgattaTTGACTGCACTTCTCAAGTGGGGAATTGCTGTCGATACTCAATAAGCATTTTACGTCTGCCTTTTCAAGAGCAAGTCGTGGGACACTTGATAGCACCGAGGTGCAGATGTATGGCTGGGCTATTTTTAATCACAGCTCTTTCAAAATCATCtaaaatatgtatatgtgtCTGCTGACAAAATAAGAACATAAAGAAACCAACTGACTGGTCACCACTTaaattgtgtattttatttgtagCTCTCTTTAATCGGTGATCTACTGTTGAGAGTGATCTGCGAATGAGGCACTAGCAGATATGCCTTTTTCACTTCTCAATAGATGAGTCTGAGCACGAATGACATAAAAAACAATCCTAAAAACTTGGAAAAGTCCCACTCACTGACAAACATTGCACTCCAGGTAATGTGTTATTTATACTGTATTATCAAGCCCCCCAAAAATGTTTTCTCAtatgctttcattttgttttgcggTAAAATGGTTGCCATTTCTAAGGCTTAATTTCGCCTAACCTTAGTAAACTTTCTCTATGCAAGATGCCCCAAGCTCGACAAGCATGATAAAATCTGGCCTCATGGAACAACTTTGAGGTTTATTCACAATAATGATCAGGTTGAGATCTTAAAGACCAGTCTGCAGGAGCTTAATGACAGCCGTCCCTGGGTGAAGTTGACCACAGTGAATCATGATAGACCAACAACCCAGACGAAACCAACGACACACCCTTTTAGCTCAAATTACAGCAACGCTTTGTGTCTAAAGGCAAGGGAAACTGTAGAAAGGAGCCAACGGAATGAAGACAAGGACAAAAGCAGGATGTCCATCTCacacaaaagtgtgtttggcttgGCCAACAGGCTGACTGGGATGGGCTCTATCCCCTTTTTATTGTGACGGATGGCCCCGCTATTGTCTTCATAGCTAGGCAGCTGTATACACACAGCAAAAATGTATCTCTGCTCTGTTTTCTATACACAAAGAACTGGCAGTTCCTTCATCATGGTCATGTTCCAAACAGCAAGGATCTGCAAGACATTCCTCTATACAGCACCACAAGCAGTGCCCTTATAAAAGAATGTAACTTCTATCACTAGGTGTTTCTTAGCTTTGAGAAAGCCCTCTCAAGAGTGGCATGTTCCGAGCAGACAGGGTCACGGGATAACATTCGTAGGTGTAAAACAGTCCCGTCGGTGGCTTGTAGACTGGCATGACAAGAAAGGAATTAGTCAGGAGAAGCATGATGACAGTTCAGAGGGAGAAAAGAAACAATCTCCTGCTGCCGTTGCTTCTGACTATAGTCAAAGTCCTACACAGGCTGCGGATTGTTTCTCAGCGGGAGCTCCCTAATTCTTATCATGTGACTGAACTGTAGAACTAGAAATGCACTCAGAGAGTCCACCTTGTGCCATTTTCACATATCTTACATATCAGACGAACCAATGCCATGGAGGCCATACGCTTCTTGGTGGAGGTACACTTAGTTGCACAGCAGATACTTGTGCCCTCTTCTCGATGTGTTGCTGGTAAACTCTTCGATGTACACCTTAAACTAGACATCTTACATTCTAAAAAATGCCTATGACAAATACagaagacagattgacagaaAGGGCAAACATATAGTTTCTATAAATTGTATATAACACACAATATCTTGAATTAACTGTcaattaactttaaaaaaattgaCTTTTCAATGCAATCTACAGTCTATCAGTCTTAAACCCCGAATTTCATCAGGTTTGTGATGTGACTCATTCATGTTCTACGGCTCTAATAACCTTCAACGTGGATTTGATTTTGTCCTCTAAGaagtgatttattgtgcaatgTCTCGCTAATGTTTACAATCCTCTCCTAGGTTCACAGCCAAAGCACTTTGGCTAAAATTCAGCGCTGGGCCGAAGCCGACCCCCTATCTCATTCCAACATGGCTACATCCCCTGTCCCATTGAGAAATGATGAGAACGCGGCTCCCACACCAGGCCCACCGTGCTCTTTTAaatcccaaacaaacaaactccaccAAGCCTCAATTTCCACCTCCAGGGCGAGAAGGAAATGAAGAGACCGCACATCCACTTAGGCTTCACTATACATCCACAGGAGCGGAGATTAAAACGTGAATTACACTCATAGGGGTGGAGATTCTGGATGATGAAAGAGCAGCATGGCAGGACCAACATGGTGTTGAGCATCTTGTCTTTCAAAGGAAAGCGTTGGGTGCATTTAGTCCCCGTGGCTTAAACAGTCTTGATCAAAGTATTAGACAGGTGTGCAAAAACACAAGCTCAATTAAATGAGGAACATTTTGTAGCCGTCTTTAAACTATTAGAagttcattgtttgtttatttttctgtgcaCAACACCAATGAACCGTGTTCTACATGctgcacattttatttatttagcagtaAATCATCAATGAGACTAAACACACATGTTTGAGCATGGTTTTTCATCAACTCCTAGTTTTTCCGTTTGCATCCAAAATAAACCACGAATCTTGATGTTTAAGTACATTACATGTTAATCACAGTTGAAGACTTGAAACAGTTGAAGGAGGGCGCTGCGTGTCGTTGGTGGCAGTGAAGAAGCGAAGCTCAAGTTAGCACCGAGCATATAGCCCGTGTATGTTTGGGTGTTTAGCTAGTTCCGTTGCCTCGTCTCGCTTTGTCTTCCACACCGTAACGATGCCTTTTCACATCTTAGGCGAACCAACGAGAGCCTCGCTCACTTATTCCCCACGTCACGTTTCAATTTGAATACAGTAGAAAGATGTCCATTTTGAAGCGTATTCTCACATACATAGTGAGATGTATCACTCCAGATTGAGAGCCATCACAACAAAGCCGAACAACAGGAAATAGTCCTCACCTGCGAAAGACAGCACAACGGGGTGCACATTCTGCcagcagaaataaataaaagatgatttaaaaaaaaaactagacgAGCTTCTCCTAGTGCCTCTCTTCTTCCTtcaaatgaaatttccaccggACCAGCAACAGCACGTCCGCCTCTTCCAACTGGTcgtcctccctcctcctgctcctccgccTGCCGCCACCGCtgcacccctccctccctcctctgcctcctctccctcctaCCGAGCATCTGCTCTCACTGAATACAATACATAGAAAAAATGGCCAAGGACACGACCAAGTTCTCCGGAAAGTCCAATATAGAATTTGCGCATCATATATTAATCAATTCAAACGTAAACTAAATTTGAACTGATTGAATTATTTGTGAAACTGTACATACTTATGGTTGAAAtcactgggatttgaacccctgaccCTTTTCATTCCATCAAAATCTAAGctttatttgaaatgtattcGTTTTATTATTGTGATGCAGCACCACTATTGCACCGTGATTTAGTGCTCTTCTGCATTAGACCAAATATGACCTTGATATGTGCAGGCAGTTAAGGATAAGATTCAGTCTGATGCACACAGCTCATGCTCTGTCAAAGCAAACATGTGGTGGAGGTCAATATCATGTTGCCCATGGGAAGTTGCCCATCACACGGCCTGGAGTTATAGTGACATTTGTGGCTTTCCACAAGCAGATCTGTAACCTGACCCCATCAGCCAGCAAGTGTACAAAGTAGCAGGCACTAAGTGATCATGCGCTTCCCAATCTACTGAAGGGCTTCATTCAGAGCGGAGCGGACGATTTGAAACATGACTTTCAATCAATAGAaaggagaagagagaaaaagaaagagggtGAGGTAACAGTGTCACAAACAGAAGAACTTTGAGCtgcatcttttttatttttcatttttctccacATACAAAAATAGGGAAATGCATTTCATGAAATTGATGAGACTCCAATACACTTCACAGAACATTAGTCACACTATAAATAGTCGGTTCTTCAGCGCTCAGACATCTTTgaatgaacaaaagcaaagcccTCATAGAGCAGAAAGTCTCTATTGTTTGGCCCACGCAGCACTGCTGCGCACATCTCATGTGACCACAGGCACAATTTTGTcactgaacagcagcagcaaagtaTCTATATCACAACTTAGCGCCCGTTGGTGGAGCTCCTTCTCTTCAGTGTTTTGTCCTAGTCCATTCCAGTCAAAAAAATAGCTTCTTCTTCATGGAAtctgaaaatagaaaacagGTTTAATAaccaaatgtaaaataatttatCATCCAACTATTTCtattttccctccaaagttaagGTGACGACCTGTAATACTAACACCAACACAACAGGCCCCAGATAAGACAAGTCTGTAGTTATTGATCAATAGGAAGCACAAGTCACTATGGTGCTGTTTTCAATATGACTTATGTGACTGAGCAAACAGAAATTCAAACCAGAGACCCCCAAAACCACGGAAGcctttgaacctcccactaacATCAGGCTGCTACTTCAGTTGAAACCACCATCCAGCGCATGTGAGCGTGCTCTGCTTCTTCACATGCCAAATGTGTCCTGGAGCAGCCAACACCCACTGGATTGCTACCTTCCATCCTCCAGAATAGAGCTCGTATAAACACCCCCAAAATACACTGGACTCAGGTCCATGTGTTATCTCCTAACATAGCCAGCTGTACAAGCTTAAACGTCCTTGTGCTGCttagaattgaaaaaaaaaaaatcttatgaGTTACTTGTTTTTGAGTCTTCTATTTTCCTCTTAAGCCCAAGCGTGTCCTTTTCTTTCAAGGCCTTGCCAGAGCAGTTGGGTCGAGGGAGTTGGGGACCAGGAGTAGGACCGGGTCGATTACTGAAGTACCTCATCTTCAAAGCCTGAGGAATAGGACACATACAAATGAGCAGAAGGCTTTTAAATTGTAACAGGGCCATGAGGTTATGCCGAATTTACATAAACACGCAGAGCTAAAGATGAATGTCCCTCCAGATGTTCACCTGTAGATTACTGGTAATAGAATATCTGAGCAGGTAATATCCTGCAATGGCTGGAGTCTGTGAAAATGGcttcattttcaaattaaacaaaccaaaatataaTATGGAATTCAATCTCTTTATCGTCACCTGTGTAGCTGTGGTTCGCGTCAGAGGGTTAAATGTGAAGAGGCCTTGCAGCAGCTCCAGTAGGTCGTCTCCAGCTGCACTAAATATATGCTCCAGAGGTGTCCCAGGGAACAACTTAAAGGACACGTAGTCTGGCAGACTACTCATTCCCTGTGGGAAGATTTGAAGAGAAATTATAGAGCAGAATCAATGCACAAACCAAGTAAGAGAAGAGATACAGACGGGCCAGGTCTCTTCCGTCGGTGTGCCCAGAGCTTCGAAGATTTTTGTCAACTGATCCAGATCCGAATCCCCAGCTAAGAATGGCAACTTGGATGAAAAGAGATGTTTGGAGTTACCATGGAAGAAAAGAGACAGTGAAACTCTGAAAAGAACTGTGTTTACTCGCAGGAGGAGCTCAGCCAAAATGCAGCCCACTGCCCACATGTCAACCCCAACACCGTACATCCTGGCTCCAAACAAGAGCTCCGGTGAACGATACCATCTGAGGAAGAGATTGACAGACATTGTTATAGTTGCAGTTTTCATGTAGCCTACAGACGCTGGCATATATTACAGGCATTTAATTCATTGTGTTGTTCATGTATTTCCGACTCCAATTTTATTTACTGTCTATACATAAAATAACTGTTCACTTTAGACAAATCTCACCCACAAAAAATGGTCATAATTGTGAGTACAATGCAGCATATTAAAGTATTAGCAAAACAATAGAACTAAATAAAGTACTAACCTGGTGACAACCTGATGTGTATAGACCCTGTTAGGGCTCCCAAATGACTTGGCTAAACCGAAATCAGCTAACTTGAGCACTCCGTTCCCATCCAGGAGGAGATTGTTGGGTTTCAAATCCTGAAGTATAAATTCATTGTCACGTCATTTAGTTAAAGGAAGAATAATGCCTTTATTTGTTAGTAAAAACAATACAGAGCAGACTGACTCCAAACTACATATTATATtcgtcaaaaaaataaattgaccAGTTACTTCTATTTAGGGCACATAATGGTCTTCTAAATATAACAAACAGCACAAGTGTGTACTCCTCTGCACATCTCTCTGTGTGTCTAGTTTCGGTCGGGGATGATTACCCTGTGTAGCACCCAGTGATGATGCATATACTCCAGTCCCTGCAGAGTCATGAGGATGTAGGCTTTAATATTGGCTGGCGTCAACACCAGACTGGTATCCTTGATGATCACCTTCAGGGCAGAAACAAAAGACGAAGACCTCTGTGAGAGAAGATCCAAAACACTTTGTGGTCTAGAGGAAAGTATGGACACTGAATATACTGCCTCCGACATGCAATTCTAGAATAAACTGGGCTATAAATATGCTAataagatcatcatcacatttcgTCCTCCCCTGTCTGCTACCTGGAAGCTGCTAATGGCATCAAATCACTCGGCAAACCAAATGTAGAGTGCTATTGATTTTCTAAAATGTAGTTATATTGTTTAGCCTGATTGCATTAGCGTCTGATGTACTGGGGCCAAACCTGAGAGACATGAGAGATGGAAATAATTCACTTGTGGTTGCCTCGTGTGTGTACTCCTCTATATTGCAGGATGGGTTATTATAGGAGCGACTGTCAGCCATCTGCTGACCAGAAGTATGCTGTTTAAATGGAAAAGGCCTGCTCAGCAGTCCGCGTGTCAAATGGTAATTCATGAACACTGAGATTCAGTAAAATACAATTGTGCAGGAGGAAAGGTCCCACAAGCAAACATTAAAACCAACACCAGGAAAATCAATGCAATGAAGTGCTTTAGCAGAGCACAGATCCATTTGGATTTTCAATTGTCAAAAACATGGAACATTTTACCTCCAAATCAGTTTCCATGAAATCAAACACCAGACTGATGTTAGATTTGTGTCCAAAGGCGTCCAACAGCTAAAACACAGATGGTGCGTGAGTCAAACAGAAAGACATCACATTTATCACATTATTTTCTAGACACTCACCCCAATAATATTTGGATGATGCAGTTCTTGTAACAGTTTGATCTCTCGAAGAGCTGTTCTGTTGATTCCTAAAGAAATATGATATTATATATTACCGTAACAAGGATTAAAAAAGAGACCAGAGCTTCCAGcaactaaaaaatatttttacaacaaAAATATCCTGTTGAAACACCTTGATGAATAACAATTAACTAGAAAATCCAAACAAAGTTATCAATTTAAATTCTTAAACCCATATAAAAAATACAGGAACATAAAACGTGACACGTGAATGTAACGAGGTGTGGAAGGTCAGTACTGAACCCTCTCCATGTAGTTAAGGAAGCTTGTAGTCAGATCTAAAAATAATGTTATGAATCGTTGAGTCTCGTGCTTTTGTAGTCTAAGGGAGAGGTGTGGAAATCTCTGGATCAGTCCCAACCTACCATCTTGAGCTTCGGTTCTATGGCCAACTTTAATCTGGGAAATGAAAACATAGCCATTTAAATGGTAGTTGGCAAGTAGTTGCAAGACTTCAGCTAGTGTGAGATTTTACCTTTTTAATCGCAACAATTGTGTTTGTAGTCTTGTCTCTCGCTTTGTACACAGTAGCAAACtacagagaagaaagaaagagagattaaaaaaaatcacttcattCCTTTTTCAAACCACATGCACTAGCAACGCTTTGTTGACATTTGCAACCTGCTAAAGCTAATTAGCTCCACGCGAGACAGTAGACGAGGCCTGCAGGGCTCACAGACAACTGCAACATCCGGAAACATATCATCCTCGTCAATACCTGTCCTTCTCCTAAAAAATCCAGTTTTTCATATCGCTTGGCTCTTGACTTCACATCCATTGTTTCTGTCAACTGCTGCAAGAGAAGCGACAGCGACCTTCAACTACTACTTCCGGGTCAGAGCAGACTTTTAATTGTGCAACACCACCACCTACcgacagagggaaaaaaaaggcctGGGTCGTCATGACGTTTCCATAGATATGTATATAAGAAAttctgaaggaaaaagaaaacccCAGTTGcattattgtatatatatatatatatatatatatatatatatatatatatatatatatatatatatatatgtatgtatgtatatgcaACTGgggttttctttttccttcagaaTTTCTTTCTTCTACTGTATAATGGGACACAAACAAAGCATGCTGAAAATATATTCTTAACCAGCAATTGTATTATAGGTGTGGACTCGCAAACTTTATAGCCGTGGACTTGATGTCTGTTTCTGTGGCGCTGTGAGCACCGCAAATCAAACGGTCCAAAAAAGTTGAGCTACAGTTTGTTTATGAGATGCCATAAAGTGGATGGATACATAaaggaataaaaatatatcGTTTCAATCAAAGATGGTTGATGTGTTGTGAATAACGTATTCTATATCgacacatatatacatttatttacaaataaCACATCATTATAAGAATCATGCCATAGTCTCAAGTGTTTCTCGAACCAAAACTTGAAGTAAGATAGATCTATTTATATAAAGTGAAGACTATTTAACTGAGTGTTTTGCGTTCAGTTATAGCTGCTCATCgtaagcaaacaaaaaaaaacaataaccaaGCCATACGGACACATATTATGGCAACACAAACagctatttatatttttaagtgTGGATGGATGTATTCTCATCCAAATTTGATATTTGTAGCTTCCATACATGTTCCGTTTCTTTTCACCACTTAGCAGTTTGACATCTGTCTCGGGGGAATCTCTGTCAACGAGTGAGGGTTTTTAATGCATGCACTGCTGAACACGTCACTACATCCCCTCCCAAACCATGGTAAATGCCCTCACATCCCGCAGGATTAGCCACGCTCCTCTCTCTTGACCACCCTCACTTTCTTGCtctcaaacagacacacacatgaaggCGCAAACCGACTTCCATTTTCATGTTAAGTTTGACAAGAGAAGTGTGAAGGATCAGCAGGCCTAATACACATTCTGCCATCAGATGTATGCACATCCATATCTGACAGCCCACAGATGTGACTGGCAGAAGCGTATGTGCTCATGCATCcatgcagagagaagagaagacatCGACAAGCGGTGGTGTAGAACATTACTGTCCAGCAGTGGACATAACTCAGGTTCAGTTACATCAGTGGCtctaaaacaaatgtgacaCATTGATGTCCTCCTCTAATTCTGAGATGATTTGAGGGCATTCGCCCGCTCGTTCCTTTAAGCCTTTGTCTACCGCCTTGGATGAGGAACGCGGGCGCTGAGTTATGGAGGTTTAAGTGATTCAGGTGGCGTTTATACAGTTTGTCGCAGTAAATCTCACAGCACCAGGAGTAACATTATGCACAATAACTCACTCAGGTTGCATGTCACGTTAGCAGATgggcaaatgtgtgtgtgtgtgtgtgtgtacttcagTTTGACAGGCAGAAGAGTGAAACCACAAAGCTGTTTATCAAACTCATAGGAAGTGGGTGTTTGTGCGAGGACAAGTCACATCACCACATCCTGCTGCTGGGAAACAGCTCTCGACCAAAATGTGTTCTTGTTATGTacagaagaaaacaactgcAGTACAGAAGTGTTATTTAATGCGCCTGTGTGAAGGATGTGGCCTGCGCGTGACTGTCCGCAGACGGAACAACAGCTACAATCTGAAGTGTGGAGCCACACAGAGGCTGAGCCTTAAAGCATTGAGATATTAGTGTGGCACATAAAATTAATCCATTTTAACATCATGCTCCAAAACGTGCCCTTCTGATAAGTTAAATATGATGACAAGTTCATTCTCTTTTTGCACAGGACGAAAAAAGGAGCTTGGCTTTcggctaaaaaaaacaaaacacataaaaacaggAGCTTAATGAGGGAACTGGATGAACCAGTCTTAATGATCGATGATATTGAATTGTGACATTGAAGGAGGATCCCTTTCACTTTCAGTTTGTCACTGTCGTGCATGCAGAGCTCACACCTAGCTGCTCGTCCACAGCTGTAACAGGATGTTGTTGTGCCCTTGTCGAGATCTGACGGGTGACAGTCATGTGAACCAATTACCACATATGAGCTCCGTCAGACAAGGGATGGTAAGgtgctaaaatttcatattgcAGCT contains:
- the cdk7 gene encoding cyclin-dependent kinase 7 isoform X3 translates to MNEFATVYKARDKTTNTIVAIKKIKVGHRTEAQDGINRTALREIKLLQELHHPNIIGLLDAFGHKSNISLVFDFMETDLEVIIKDTSLVLTPANIKAYILMTLQGLEYMHHHWVLHRDLKPNNLLLDGNGVLKLADFGLAKSFGSPNRVYTHQVVTRWYRSPELLFGARMYGVGVDMWAVGCILAELLLRLPFLAGDSDLDQLTKIFEALGTPTEETWPGMSSLPDYVSFKLFPGTPLEHIFSAAGDDLLELLQGLFTFNPLTRTTATQALKMRYFSNRPGPTPGPQLPRPNCSGKALKEKDTLGLKRKIEDSKTNSMKKKLFF
- the cdk7 gene encoding cyclin-dependent kinase 7 isoform X1, translated to MLVVVFDRKPRGKWRQRASEEEKQNRIYTRSDDSNKFATVYKARDKTTNTIVAIKKIKVGHRTEAQDGINRTALREIKLLQELHHPNIIGLLDAFGHKSNISLVFDFMETDLEVIIKDTSLVLTPANIKAYILMTLQGLEYMHHHWVLHRDLKPNNLLLDGNGVLKLADFGLAKSFGSPNRVYTHQVVTRWYRSPELLFGARMYGVGVDMWAVGCILAELLLRLPFLAGDSDLDQLTKIFEALGTPTEETWPGMSSLPDYVSFKLFPGTPLEHIFSAAGDDLLELLQGLFTFNPLTRTTATQALKMRYFSNRPGPTPGPQLPRPNCSGKALKEKDTLGLKRKIEDSKTNSMKKKLFF
- the cdk7 gene encoding cyclin-dependent kinase 7 isoform X2, whose protein sequence is MDVKSRAKRYEKLDFLGEGQFATVYKARDKTTNTIVAIKKIKVGHRTEAQDGINRTALREIKLLQELHHPNIIGLLDAFGHKSNISLVFDFMETDLEVIIKDTSLVLTPANIKAYILMTLQGLEYMHHHWVLHRDLKPNNLLLDGNGVLKLADFGLAKSFGSPNRVYTHQVVTRWYRSPELLFGARMYGVGVDMWAVGCILAELLLRLPFLAGDSDLDQLTKIFEALGTPTEETWPGMSSLPDYVSFKLFPGTPLEHIFSAAGDDLLELLQGLFTFNPLTRTTATQALKMRYFSNRPGPTPGPQLPRPNCSGKALKEKDTLGLKRKIEDSKTNSMKKKLFF